The following is a genomic window from Neisseria zalophi.
TAAATCAACGATGGGATGCCGTTCATCCAATTCCCAGATAATAAAATAAGTTAAACAAACCACTGCCACCACAGCTAATATAATAATTTCATTCGAAGCGAACCAATCCAGCTCTTTACCTCGGTCAAGCATCATTTGCAAAGCGCCGATACCAATAATCATCAGCACCAAGCCAGTATAGTCGATAGGAGTCTTTTTAATTTCGGTTTCTCTCCGACTCAACTGCTTCCATGTCACAACTGCCGCCACCACGCCAACGGGGATATTGATAAAGAAAATCCAGCCCCAATGCCAGTTATCAGAAATCCAGCCACCTAAAATCGGCCCCAATACCGGCGCGACCACCACTGTCATCGCCCAAAGTGCCAGTGCCAACGTTCGCTTTTCAGGCGGATAAGAAGCCATCAGCAAACTTTGCGACAACGGAATCAGCGGCCCCGCAACAAACCCCTGTACAACCCTAAACAAAACCAACACGGTTAAATTTGGTGCCATACCACACAACCACGAGGTAATGACAAAGCCGATAATCGAAACGACGAATACCCTCACTTCACCAAAACGATTGGCAAGAAAACCAGTTAACGGCACAGAAATCGCATTGGCGACTGCAAACGCCGTAATCACCCAAGTTCCCTGAGTGGTTGCCGCACCTAAATCTCCGGCGATTACAGGCACAACCACATTGGCAATGGTGGTATCCAAAACCTCCATAAACACCGCCAAGCTCAATGCCAGCGTTACCCATACCAGATTGACACCTTTTAAAGGGGGATGAGCCATTTCAATCTATACTTTCTTAAATGATGTTGAGGTTGATATTATTTCAGACGGCCTTCATATTTATATACTCATCGTGATATCGGTATCCGGTTTACCGCAAAGCCGTCTGAAAAATTCTAAATATTATTCCGAATGAATAATAGATATACTGTTGCAATCTTAGTGATTTGACAATAAAGGCCGTCTGAAATCTGTTTTTTTCAGACGGCCTAATACTTATGATTCCAACCAATAGCTATTTGGCATATTTATCAAAAATCTGCTCAATAAGTGCATCAGCCGCCGACCAATCTACTACATCAGCTTCAGCCGCGGCCACATTTCTATCAGCTGCTTCGGCCATCGTTTTTCCAGTTGCACTATTAGAGGTATCCACTGTTACCTGCATAGATAAACCGACACGCAGTGGATTTGCCCTCAATTGCTGTTGATCCAAACTGATACGTACCGGAACACGTTGCACGACCTTAATCCAGTTACCGGTGGCATTCTCCGGTGGCAACAAAGAAAACGCACTGCCCGTTCCGGCCGATAATCCCATTACTTTACCCTTGAATACCACACGGCTACCATAAAGATCCGCTGTCATTTCCACAGGCTGACCGATACGCATTTTTCGTAATTGCACCTCTTTAAAGTTAGCGTCTACCCATAAATTCTGCAAAGGCACCACTGCCATCATTAAAGCCCCCGGCGCAATGCGCTGACCAACTTGGACGTTACGTTTGGCAATTTGCCCCATCATCGGTGCACGGATTTGAGTACGCTGCAAATTCAACCAAGCATCTTTAACTCGGCTAATCGCTGTTTGTACTGCCGGCTGTTGGCGCAAAGGAATATTTTTACCTAAAGCGGCCTGCGCCGCCACCTCTTCTGCCTCAACCGCTTTTAAGGCAGCTTGTGCCTGCACAACGGCAGCACGTGCATGGCTCAATTCTTCGCCTGAAATCGCGTCTGTTCCTTCTAATGACTGACGACGACGCAAATCTGATTGCGCTCTAGCCAAATCAGCCTTACGCATCAAAACTTGTGCTTTGGCACGACTATCTGCAGCAGATTGTTGGTTGTATTGCCGGATGGCTTGAATCAATTCATTTTGTGCACGGTCGTAAGCCAATTGGAAGTCGCTATCGTCCAACAATACCAAAACATCGCCTTTTTTCACCAAATCGGTATCATCAACCAGCACTTTACGCACCGTGCCACCCACTTGCGGAGTGATTTGCACCAAATGGCCGGCCACATAAGCATCATCTGTTTCTTCTTCATGCTGCCAAATTAAAAAATAAGCAATGGCAAAACCCAGCGCAATCACAATAAAAAACAAAGTAGCCAATGTCAGGTTACGTTTGCGGCGAGACGATCGGCGGCGCTCAACCATATTATCAGCATTATTTTTTGGAGTATCCATCATCCCGTCCGTTTTGATTTTATACCTAAATACCCATATTTCAGACGGCCTGCTGGCTCACACAGGCCGTCTGAAAACATTCGAGCGAAATCTTTATAAATAAGATAATGAAAATGTTGATTTCAAAATATTTATTTAAGCTAAAGCATTATAAAAATAATATGCTGTTATTTTATCTTTGCGCCTATTAATTAGGCAAGTTATAGTATAAAAATGAAAATAAATGAGATAAATCTCATTTTACAGAAAATCACATAATATAATATTGAAAATATATTAATAAATAGTTAATTACCCACACTTAAAATAATTCAAAAAATTATTTTTCTCATTTTTTGGAATCTAAGAGCGGTTCAATAGAAAGATAAGCCGAAGCCTTTTCAGCATCGGCATCCGGAAGATAAGGCATGGCACCAAGAAAAGGTGCTGGAATACGCTGTTTTAATTCAGCCAAATAATCCTCAAAACGATGTGGGTATATACTCAAACAATTAGCAATCCAACCTGCCAACGGCAATCCGGCTTGCGCAACGGCATGCACTGTCAGTAAAGCATGGTTAAGGCAGCCCAACTTCATACCAACCACCAAAATAACCGGCAACCGTTCAAATACAACCCAATCTGAAAAATCAGTTTCGGAGTTGAGTGGTGTCAGCCACCCTCCAGCCCCTTCAGTGAGAACAAAATCACCTTGTTTTTTCAGCTCAGTCAAACCATCACTCAATTTTTGTGGTTGAATGACTATGCCCATATCGGCAGCCGCCAAATGAGGAGCGGTAGCCTCTGAAAAGGTATAAATATTATGTTGGTTGTAATTCAAACGAACAGATGATGCGGCTTGCAGTGCCAAAACATCCGCATTTAAGCCACCTTCGCCGGCCTCCGAAGCCACCGGCTTAAACCCGATACTAATCTGCCCCCGACGAGCAACCGCTCGCAACAAAGCAGCGGTACAAAATGTTTTGCCTGATTCGGTATCGGTTCCGGTAACAAAGTAAGTAAGCGGTGGCATAATTTTTTCAGACGGCGTTTTGTTAAAGCATTATATTCTACCTATCAATAAAAGAAGCCGCCATCTTCTTCATACGGAGGATACTGAAACCAAATTAACAAACTAAACTGTTCTGGAATATTGCGCTATGGTTTCTTTATGTCGTAAATAATAATCAAAAACCATAGCAATATTACGAATAAGGAAACGTCCTTTAGCAGTAACATCCAATCCGTTTTTTCTTATCTTCAATAAACCCAGTTCGGCTAATTGCTGCAAATCAGTCAATTCGGTTTGAAAATATTGCGAGAAACGAATACAAAAAACACTCTCATAAATTTGAAAATCTAATGAAAATCGACACATTAAATCTTGAATAATATTACGTCGCAATAAATCATCTTTACTCAAGCAATAGCCGCGCATTACAGGCAATCGACCAGCATCAATGGCATCATAATAAGCATTAATATCCCGCTCATTCTGAACATAAATATTACCGATCTTACCAATTGAAGACACGCCAAGTGCCAACAAATCGCAGTCGGCATAAGTAGAGTAGCCTTGAAAATTACGTTGAAGCCTGCCCTCTTTGAGTGCAAGAGACAATTCATCATCAGGCTTGGCGAAATGATCCATACCAATAAAGAGGTAACCTCGTGAAGTTAAGGTTTGAACGGCATATTGAAGTATGTCCAGTTTTTCTTCGCTACCGGGCACGCTGTCTGTATCAATACGGCGTTGCGGTTTGAAAATATGTGGTAGATGCGCATAATGATAAAGTGCCAAACGATCAGGATTCAAAGAAAGTACTGTTTCCAAAGTCGGTTTAATCGTTTCTTTTGATTGGTGAGGCAAGCCATAAATCAAATCAACGCTAATAGATTTAAAACCTGCTTCTCTCGCTGCATCAATCACTTCTTTGGTTTCTTCAAATGTTTGAATACGGTTCACCGCTTTTTGGACCTTGGGATCGAAGTCCTGAATACCGACACTCATGCGGTTAAAACCCAGCCGTGCCAAATGAAATACAGTTTCCCGAGTTACCTTGCGTGGATCAATTTCAATAGAATATTCACCATCAGGCAGCAAATCAAAGTAACGATGGATAATATTAAACACACGCTCGAGTTGCTCATTACTCAAGAAAGTCGGTGTACCACCACCGAAATGGAGTTGAATTAGCGGTCGCCGCCCATTCAAATAAGGTGCAAGCAATGCCAACTCTCTTTCAAGATATTCAATATAATTATCTGCCTTACCCGTATCTTTGGTAATAATTTTATTACAACCACAGTAATAACAAATGGTATTACAGAACGGAATATGAATATAAAGTGAAAGAGGCTTATTCAACACCCCCATTTGACGAGCATTCAATGCTTTGAGATATTCTTTATCCGTAAAACTACTGAGAAAACGATCTGCAGTCGGATAGGAAGTATAACGTGGTCCGGAGGCAGGCAACGATCCAATCAGTTTTCGATCAAACTCAGAGGAAATATTCGAAACTATTTCAATAGTCTTCATATTGATTAGCAGACATGTTCTATTTAGAAATCAAGTGAATATATGTAATGATTTAATGTTGTAATATTTACATCATTCGCACTTATAAAAACACAAATCAAATTATTGATTTAATTAA
Proteins encoded in this region:
- a CDS encoding DHA2 family efflux MFS transporter permease subunit, with protein sequence MAHPPLKGVNLVWVTLALSLAVFMEVLDTTIANVVVPVIAGDLGAATTQGTWVITAFAVANAISVPLTGFLANRFGEVRVFVVSIIGFVITSWLCGMAPNLTVLVLFRVVQGFVAGPLIPLSQSLLMASYPPEKRTLALALWAMTVVVAPVLGPILGGWISDNWHWGWIFFINIPVGVVAAVVTWKQLSRRETEIKKTPIDYTGLVLMIIGIGALQMMLDRGKELDWFASNEIIILAVVAVVCLTYFIIWELDERHPIVDLSLFKDRNFTVGTIATSLGFMLYMGTLTLLPLVLQTNLGYTATWAGLVAAPIGFFPVLLSPIIGRFGHHVDMRWLVTASFLIFACTFYWRTDFYVDMGMSSVIGPQFWQGLGVAMFFLPLTTITLSHIPNARLAAAGSLSNFLRVFMGGVGVSIVTTLWERREALHHARLTEHINGFSPQMQSAAQAMSQSGLSQEQGLESMRRLITQQGFIIGSNEIFFAGGLLFIALIVVIWFAKPPFGSPTGGGH
- a CDS encoding HlyD family secretion protein, with the translated sequence MDTPKNNADNMVERRRSSRRKRNLTLATLFFIVIALGFAIAYFLIWQHEEETDDAYVAGHLVQITPQVGGTVRKVLVDDTDLVKKGDVLVLLDDSDFQLAYDRAQNELIQAIRQYNQQSAADSRAKAQVLMRKADLARAQSDLRRRQSLEGTDAISGEELSHARAAVVQAQAALKAVEAEEVAAQAALGKNIPLRQQPAVQTAISRVKDAWLNLQRTQIRAPMMGQIAKRNVQVGQRIAPGALMMAVVPLQNLWVDANFKEVQLRKMRIGQPVEMTADLYGSRVVFKGKVMGLSAGTGSAFSLLPPENATGNWIKVVQRVPVRISLDQQQLRANPLRVGLSMQVTVDTSNSATGKTMAEAADRNVAAAEADVVDWSAADALIEQIFDKYAK
- the bioD gene encoding dethiobiotin synthase — encoded protein: MPPLTYFVTGTDTESGKTFCTAALLRAVARRGQISIGFKPVASEAGEGGLNADVLALQAASSVRLNYNQHNIYTFSEATAPHLAAADMGIVIQPQKLSDGLTELKKQGDFVLTEGAGGWLTPLNSETDFSDWVVFERLPVILVVGMKLGCLNHALLTVHAVAQAGLPLAGWIANCLSIYPHRFEDYLAELKQRIPAPFLGAMPYLPDADAEKASAYLSIEPLLDSKK
- the hemN gene encoding oxygen-independent coproporphyrinogen III oxidase, producing MKTIEIVSNISSEFDRKLIGSLPASGPRYTSYPTADRFLSSFTDKEYLKALNARQMGVLNKPLSLYIHIPFCNTICYYCGCNKIITKDTGKADNYIEYLERELALLAPYLNGRRPLIQLHFGGGTPTFLSNEQLERVFNIIHRYFDLLPDGEYSIEIDPRKVTRETVFHLARLGFNRMSVGIQDFDPKVQKAVNRIQTFEETKEVIDAAREAGFKSISVDLIYGLPHQSKETIKPTLETVLSLNPDRLALYHYAHLPHIFKPQRRIDTDSVPGSEEKLDILQYAVQTLTSRGYLFIGMDHFAKPDDELSLALKEGRLQRNFQGYSTYADCDLLALGVSSIGKIGNIYVQNERDINAYYDAIDAGRLPVMRGYCLSKDDLLRRNIIQDLMCRFSLDFQIYESVFCIRFSQYFQTELTDLQQLAELGLLKIRKNGLDVTAKGRFLIRNIAMVFDYYLRHKETIAQYSRTV